A single Oncorhynchus kisutch isolate 150728-3 linkage group LG19, Okis_V2, whole genome shotgun sequence DNA region contains:
- the LOC109878350 gene encoding beta-1,4-galactosyltransferase 7-like isoform X2, which yields MMYSSRRKPVLYFKEDRRLCSEKCTVYKLFGLCVVLVLVSLLWLQLSCTGDMSRVVVDDRHLLHQPCLLERQASAADDPSWGPHKLALLIPFRERFEELLVFVPFMHTFLNNKKILHKIFVINQMDHYRFNRASLINVGYTESGNDTDYIAMHDVDLLPLNEALDYGFPEEGPFHVASPELHPLYHYKAYVGGILLLTKQHYHMCNGMSNRFWGWGREDDEFYRRLRTAGLQLFRPSGIKTGYKTFRHIHDPAWRKRDQKRVAAQKQEQFKVDPEGGLTNLQYKLESRQELTISGAPVTVLNTKLECDTDKTPWCLLN from the exons ATGATGTATTCATCAAGAAGAAAACCAGTCCTCTATTTCAAAGAAGACAGAAG ATTATGTTCTGAGAAATGCACAGTCTACAAACTATTTGGTCTGTgtgtggtgctggtactggtctCCCTCCTATGGCTCCAACTCAGCTGTACAGGAGACATGAGCCGGGTTGTAGTGGATGACAGACACCTCCTCCATCAGCCCTGTCTGCTGGAGAGACAGGCATCCGCTGCGGACGACCCTTCCTGGGGTCCTCACAAGCTGGCTCTCCTGATACCTTTCAGGGAGAGGTTTGAGGAGCTGCTGGTGTTTGTCCCCTTCATGCACACCTTCTTGAACAACAAGAAAATACTGCATAAGATCTTTGTAATCAACCAGATGGATCACTATCG GTTCAACAGAGCCTCTCTCATTAACGTTGGTTACACGGAGAGTGGTAACGACACTGATTACATCGCCATGCATGATGTGGACTTGTTACCTCTGAATGAAGCTCTGGACTATGGTTTCCCAGAGGAGGGCCCGTTCCACGTGGCCTCACCAGAGCTGCACCCCCTGTATCACTACAAGGCATATGTGGGAGGAATCCTGCTGCTCACCAAACAGCATTATCACATG TGCAACGGCATGTCCAACCGGTtctggggatgggggagagaagaTGATGAATTCTACAGGAGACTAAGAACTGCTGGATTACAG CTCTTCAGGCCCAGTGGGATAAAAACAGGGTATAAAACCTTTCGCCACATCCATGACCCTGCCTGGAGGAAGAGAGACCAGAAGAGAGTGGCTGCACAGAAACAG GAACAATTCAAGGTTGACCCTGAGGGCGGGTTGACTAACTTGCAGTACAAGCTGGAGTCGAGACAGGAGCTGACTATTAGTGGAGCCCCTGTCACTGTCCTCAACACCAAACTggagtgtgacacagacaagacTCCCTGGTGTCTGTTGAACTAA
- the LOC109878343 gene encoding vesicular integral-membrane protein VIP36-like isoform X1, whose translation MVSFPGSKMRGVGTFISRPLPFLLLHFTLLKCDITDGNVEHLKREHSLMKPYQGVGSSPSSQWDFWGSTLVTSSYVRLTPDERSKQGSIWNTVPVHLKDWEMHVQYKIHGSGKKNLHGDGIAIWYTKERLHPGSVFGSNAKFHGLALFIDTYHNDEAADRSFPYISAMVNNGSLPYDHGNDGRTSELGGCSSEIRNKDHDTYLAIRYSKGRLTVMIDIDDKNEWKECIDIGGVRLPTGYYFGASAATGDLSDNHDIISMKMYQLMVEHAPDEDSLDWTKIEPSVSLLKSPKDNIDDPTGNFRSTPLTGWKVFLLLLCALLGIVVCGVVGAVVFQKRQERNRRFY comes from the exons ATGGTGTCTTTCCCAGGCAGCAAAATGAGAGGCGTTGGTACATTTATCAGCAGACCACTGCCTTTCCTATTACTTCACTTTACTCTATTGAAATGCGATATAACAGACGGCAATGTAGAGCACTTAAAGCGGGAGCATTCGCTCATGAAACCGTACCAGG GTGTTGGAAGCAGCCCATCCAGTCAGTGGGACTTCTGGGGGAGCACGCTAGTCACCAGCTCATATGTGCGCCTGACACCTGATGAGAGAAGTAAACAGGGATCCATATGGAACACAGTG CCTGTTCATCTGAAAGACTGGGAGATGCACGTGCAGTACAAGATCCACGGGTCGGGGAAGAAAAATCTCCATGGAGACGGCATCGCCATCTGGTACACGAAGGAGAGACTTCATCCAG GGTCTGTGTTTGGCAGCAATGCTAAGTTCCACGGTCTCGCCCTTTTTATAGACACGTACCATAACGATGAGGCGGCTGAT CGTTCCTTTCCCTACATCTCTGCCATGGTGAATAATGGTTCTCTGCCCTATGACCATGGGAATGATGGACGTACCTCTGAACTGGGAGGCTGCTCTTCTGAGATCAGGAACAAAGACCATGACACCTACCTCGCCATTCGCTACTCCAAGGGCAGACTCACG GTGATGATTGACATTGATGATAAGAATGAATGGAAAGAGTGCATTGACATCGGGGGTGTCCGTCTCCCCACGGGGTACTACTTTGGGGCTTCTGCTGCTACAGGAGATCTCTCTG ATAACCATGATATCATCTCTATGAAGATGTATCAACTGATGGTGGAACACGCACCTGATGAGGACAGTCTGGACTGGACCAAGATTGAGCCAAGCGTCAGCCTGCTGAAGTCCCCCAAAG ACAACATTGATGATCCTACTGGTAACTTCCGAAGCACACCTCTTACTGGCTGGAAGGTCTTCCTGCTTCTGCTGTGTGCTCTACTGGGAATTGTAGTTTGTGGTGTTGTAGGGGCTGTAGTCTTTCAGAAGCGCCAGGAAAGAAACAGGAGGTTTTACTGA
- the LOC109878343 gene encoding vesicular integral-membrane protein VIP36-like isoform X2, translating into MVSFPGSKMRGVGTFISRPLPFLLLHFTLLKCDITDGNVEHLKREHSLMKPYQGVGSSPSSQWDFWGSTLVTSSYVRLTPDERSKQGSIWNTVPVHLKDWEMHVQYKIHGSGKKNLHGDGIAIWYTKERLHPGPVFGNQDHFVGLALFVDTFRNDLHGMDRSFPYISAMVNNGSLPYDHGNDGRTSELGGCSSEIRNKDHDTYLAIRYSKGRLTVMIDIDDKNEWKECIDIGGVRLPTGYYFGASAATGDLSDNHDIISMKMYQLMVEHAPDEDSLDWTKIEPSVSLLKSPKDNIDDPTGNFRSTPLTGWKVFLLLLCALLGIVVCGVVGAVVFQKRQERNRRFY; encoded by the exons ATGGTGTCTTTCCCAGGCAGCAAAATGAGAGGCGTTGGTACATTTATCAGCAGACCACTGCCTTTCCTATTACTTCACTTTACTCTATTGAAATGCGATATAACAGACGGCAATGTAGAGCACTTAAAGCGGGAGCATTCGCTCATGAAACCGTACCAGG GTGTTGGAAGCAGCCCATCCAGTCAGTGGGACTTCTGGGGGAGCACGCTAGTCACCAGCTCATATGTGCGCCTGACACCTGATGAGAGAAGTAAACAGGGATCCATATGGAACACAGTG CCTGTTCATCTGAAAGACTGGGAGATGCACGTGCAGTACAAGATCCACGGGTCGGGGAAGAAAAATCTCCATGGAGACGGCATCGCCATCTGGTACACGAAGGAGAGACTTCATCCAG GCCCAGTCTTTGGAAACCAAGATCATTTTGTTGGCCTGGCTTTATTTGTGGATACCTTCCGCAATGATCTCCATGGGATGGAT CGTTCCTTTCCCTACATCTCTGCCATGGTGAATAATGGTTCTCTGCCCTATGACCATGGGAATGATGGACGTACCTCTGAACTGGGAGGCTGCTCTTCTGAGATCAGGAACAAAGACCATGACACCTACCTCGCCATTCGCTACTCCAAGGGCAGACTCACG GTGATGATTGACATTGATGATAAGAATGAATGGAAAGAGTGCATTGACATCGGGGGTGTCCGTCTCCCCACGGGGTACTACTTTGGGGCTTCTGCTGCTACAGGAGATCTCTCTG ATAACCATGATATCATCTCTATGAAGATGTATCAACTGATGGTGGAACACGCACCTGATGAGGACAGTCTGGACTGGACCAAGATTGAGCCAAGCGTCAGCCTGCTGAAGTCCCCCAAAG ACAACATTGATGATCCTACTGGTAACTTCCGAAGCACACCTCTTACTGGCTGGAAGGTCTTCCTGCTTCTGCTGTGTGCTCTACTGGGAATTGTAGTTTGTGGTGTTGTAGGGGCTGTAGTCTTTCAGAAGCGCCAGGAAAGAAACAGGAGGTTTTACTGA
- the LOC109878350 gene encoding beta-1,4-galactosyltransferase 7-like isoform X1 produces the protein MMYSSRRKPVLYFKEDRRNETPKAPRPEERNQLCSEKCTVYKLFGLCVVLVLVSLLWLQLSCTGDMSRVVVDDRHLLHQPCLLERQASAADDPSWGPHKLALLIPFRERFEELLVFVPFMHTFLNNKKILHKIFVINQMDHYRFNRASLINVGYTESGNDTDYIAMHDVDLLPLNEALDYGFPEEGPFHVASPELHPLYHYKAYVGGILLLTKQHYHMCNGMSNRFWGWGREDDEFYRRLRTAGLQLFRPSGIKTGYKTFRHIHDPAWRKRDQKRVAAQKQEQFKVDPEGGLTNLQYKLESRQELTISGAPVTVLNTKLECDTDKTPWCLLN, from the exons ATGATGTATTCATCAAGAAGAAAACCAGTCCTCTATTTCAAAGAAGACAGAAG AAATGAAACACCAAAAGCACCTCGTCCAGAAGAGCGTAATCA ATTATGTTCTGAGAAATGCACAGTCTACAAACTATTTGGTCTGTgtgtggtgctggtactggtctCCCTCCTATGGCTCCAACTCAGCTGTACAGGAGACATGAGCCGGGTTGTAGTGGATGACAGACACCTCCTCCATCAGCCCTGTCTGCTGGAGAGACAGGCATCCGCTGCGGACGACCCTTCCTGGGGTCCTCACAAGCTGGCTCTCCTGATACCTTTCAGGGAGAGGTTTGAGGAGCTGCTGGTGTTTGTCCCCTTCATGCACACCTTCTTGAACAACAAGAAAATACTGCATAAGATCTTTGTAATCAACCAGATGGATCACTATCG GTTCAACAGAGCCTCTCTCATTAACGTTGGTTACACGGAGAGTGGTAACGACACTGATTACATCGCCATGCATGATGTGGACTTGTTACCTCTGAATGAAGCTCTGGACTATGGTTTCCCAGAGGAGGGCCCGTTCCACGTGGCCTCACCAGAGCTGCACCCCCTGTATCACTACAAGGCATATGTGGGAGGAATCCTGCTGCTCACCAAACAGCATTATCACATG TGCAACGGCATGTCCAACCGGTtctggggatgggggagagaagaTGATGAATTCTACAGGAGACTAAGAACTGCTGGATTACAG CTCTTCAGGCCCAGTGGGATAAAAACAGGGTATAAAACCTTTCGCCACATCCATGACCCTGCCTGGAGGAAGAGAGACCAGAAGAGAGTGGCTGCACAGAAACAG GAACAATTCAAGGTTGACCCTGAGGGCGGGTTGACTAACTTGCAGTACAAGCTGGAGTCGAGACAGGAGCTGACTATTAGTGGAGCCCCTGTCACTGTCCTCAACACCAAACTggagtgtgacacagacaagacTCCCTGGTGTCTGTTGAACTAA
- the LOC109878338 gene encoding transmembrane emp24 domain-containing protein 9, with amino-acid sequence MVAVKMQSCVLLVLLLNVYYTFVSSLYFHIGETEKKCFIEEIPDETMIIGNYRTQLYDKQKEEYLPATQGLGMFVEVKDPDEKVILSRQYGSEGRFTFTSHTPGEHQICLHSNSSKFALFAGGMLRVHLDIQVGEHTNNYAEIAAKDKLTELQLRVRQLVEQVDQIQKEQNYQRYREERFRQTSESTNQRVLWWSIVQTLILVAIGFWQMRHLKSFFEAKKLV; translated from the exons ATGGTGGCAGTCAAAATGCAGTCTTGTGTGTTGTTAGTTTTGCTTTTGAACGTTTATTACACCTTTGTCTCCTCGCTGTACTTTCACATCGGGGAGACTGAGAAGAAATGCTTCATAGAGGAAATTCCGGATGAAACCATGATCATCG GAAATTATCGTACACAATTGTACGACAAACAGAAAGAAGAGTACCTTCCTGCCACACAGGGTCTGGGGATGTTTGTTGAGGTGAAAGACCCTGATGAGAAG GTGATCCTGTCTCGTCAATACGGCTCGGAGGGAAGATTCACCTTCACCTCTCACACCCCAGGAGAACATCAGATCTGCCTTCACTCCAACTCCTCCAAGTTTGCCCTCTTCGCTGGAGGAATGCTT AGAGTTCACCTGGACATCCAAGTGGGAGAGCACACCAATAACTATGCAGAGATTGCAGCCAAAGACAAGCTGACAGAGCTGCAGCTGAGAGTGAGACAGCTGGTGGAGCAGGTGGACCAGATCCAGAAGGAGCAGAACTATCAGAGG TACCGTGAGGAGCGCTTCAGGCAGACCAGTGAGAGCACAAACCAGAGGGTTCTGTGGTGGTCCATCGTTCAGACATTGATCCTGGTGGCCATTGGCTTCTGGCAGATGAGACATCTCAAGAGTTTCTTCGAAGCCAAGAAATTAGTGTAG